The genomic interval TTCAGCCGGCCAACTGCAATGACGGCAACACGCATGATGTTTTCAGGGTCGCGTTTTCAAGACCGCGCGCATTGTGCGCGCGCACGACGCTAGCATGCGCGTCAGCCGATTCGAAATCGGCTACAGCCTCTAGATCGCCTTCGCCGCGCCGGGGCCCTGCGTGTACAACCTCTCGAGGTTGTAGAACTCGCGGACCTCGGGTCTGAACACGTGCACGATCACATCGCCGGAATCGATCAGCACCCAGTCGCAATTGGGCAAGCCCTCGACATGGATGTTCTTGATGCCGTTTTCCTTGAGGCCCTTCGTGACGTTTTCCGCGATCGCGCCGACGTGCCGGTTCACCCGGCCCGTGGTGACGATCATGTAGTCGGAGTACGCCGATTTGCCGCGAAGGTCGATGGTGATCGTTTCTTCCGCCTTCATATCGTCGAGGCGGGAGAGGATCAGATTCAGCGTCTTGTCGGCGTCGGGTTGCGCCTTCAAGGCCGCAGCTTGGGTCGATGTTTTACGCGCGGTTTTGACCTTGGGTAAAACAGACTTGGACAATACAGACGGGGCCAGGGACCATTCCTTTCCTGTATCGCGAACTCCGAATCCGGGGTTCGCCGTTACACTACATCATGTGGGGTTAAGGGTTTCAATACGCCAGTGCTCCTCCTCCCCACGGCGACCGACCTTACTTGGGTGCCTTCCAGCTTCCGTCCGGGTTCCGCAGGGTGGTCGAGGACAGGCTGAGCTTCAGCCCGGTGAGGAAGACCCAGGCGGGCGCCCGGCGATCCGCAAGCAGCCCCGCCTCATTCTCGGGCAGGCGGTAGCGCGCCAGCGCGCGGGCCGCCGGCGAGGCGAGGGCGCGAAAACTCTGTGGAGGACGATCGACGACCGCAATCGGCATCTGAGCCGCGATGCGCTGCCAGTCCTGCCAGCGATGGAATTGCGCGAGGTTGTCGGCGCCCATGATCCAGACAAAGCGCAAGCCGCTTGCGCGGCGACGCAAGAAGTTGACCGTGTCGATAGTGTAGCGCGTGCGGATGACGGATTCGAGACAGCTCACCGCGATGCGCGGATCGTCGGCGACGTCGCGCGCGGCCTTCATGCGTTCGCCGAGCGCCTGCAGCGCGCCGTTCTCCTTCAGCGGATTGCCTGGCGTCACCAGCCACCACACGCGATCGAGCTTGAGGCGCGTGAGCGCGAACTGACTGATCGCGCGATGCGCGCGATGCGGCGGATTGAAGGAGCCGCCGAGCAGCCCGATGCGCATGCCCTCGGTCGAGGGCGGCAGCGCTTGCGCCACGAAGGGCGGCACGACGAAATGGTTGCTCAATGCGCGCCCTGCGTCACGGCCGCGTCTGTCCGGTGCCGTGGACGCGGTACTTGAAGCTCGTCAACTGCTCGGCCCCGACAGGGCCGCGCGCATGGAATTTTCCGGTGGCAATGCCGATCTCGGCGCCAAAACCGAACTCGCCACCATCGGCGAACTGCGTCGATGCGTTGTGCAGCACGATCGCGGAATCGACCTCGCTGAGGAATTTTTGCGCGGCGGCTTCATCCTGGCTCACGATCGCATCGGTGTGGTGCGAGCCGTGATTCTGGATGTGCGCGATCGCGCCATTGACGCCGTCGACCACTTTCGCGGCGATGATCGCGTCGAGGTACTCGGTGTCCCAATCATCTTCGGACGCGGCCTTCACGCGCGCATCGGCGTGCTGCACGGTCTCGTCGCCGCGCACTTCGCAGCCGGCATCGATCAGCATTGCGACCAGCGGCTTCAGCTTGGTCGCGCTAGCTGCGCGATCGACCAGCAGCGTCTCGGCGGCGCCGCAGACGCCGGTGCGACGCATTTTTGCGTTGAGCACGATCGACTTCGCCATGTCGAGATCGGCGCTCGCGTCGACATAGACGTGGTTGACGCCTTCGAGATGCGCGAAGACAGGTACGCGTGCCTCGGCTTCGACGCGTGCGACGAGGCTTTTGCCGCCGCGCGGCACGATCACGTCGATTGCGCCGTTCAATCCGGACAGCATCATGCCGACCGCCGCGCGGTCGCGCGT from Bradyrhizobium arachidis carries:
- a CDS encoding glutamate-5-semialdehyde dehydrogenase produces the protein MAAPLKALDGTADLQVLMSDLASRARAAARVLALAPAEQKNRALEAMERAIRANAAAILAANAEDVAEARASGDATSAFIDRLALTPARVEGMAEGIAIVRGIADPIGTVTESWQRPNGMTIERVRVPLGVVGVIFESRPNVAADAGVLCLKAGNAVILRGGSDSFRSCRAIHDCLTQGLREAALPEAAITLVPTRDRAAVGMMLSGLNGAIDVIVPRGGKSLVARVEAEARVPVFAHLEGVNHVYVDASADLDMAKSIVLNAKMRRTGVCGAAETLLVDRAASATKLKPLVAMLIDAGCEVRGDETVQHADARVKAASEDDWDTEYLDAIIAAKVVDGVNGAIAHIQNHGSHHTDAIVSQDEAAAQKFLSEVDSAIVLHNASTQFADGGEFGFGAEIGIATGKFHARGPVGAEQLTSFKYRVHGTGQTRP
- the rsfS gene encoding ribosome silencing factor — translated: MKAQPDADKTLNLILSRLDDMKAEETITIDLRGKSAYSDYMIVTTGRVNRHVGAIAENVTKGLKENGIKNIHVEGLPNCDWVLIDSGDVIVHVFRPEVREFYNLERLYTQGPGAAKAI
- a CDS encoding nicotinate-nucleotide adenylyltransferase, producing the protein MSNHFVVPPFVAQALPPSTEGMRIGLLGGSFNPPHRAHRAISQFALTRLKLDRVWWLVTPGNPLKENGALQALGERMKAARDVADDPRIAVSCLESVIRTRYTIDTVNFLRRRASGLRFVWIMGADNLAQFHRWQDWQRIAAQMPIAVVDRPPQSFRALASPAARALARYRLPENEAGLLADRRAPAWVFLTGLKLSLSSTTLRNPDGSWKAPK